A DNA window from Halichondria panicea chromosome 16, odHalPani1.1, whole genome shotgun sequence contains the following coding sequences:
- the LOC135349815 gene encoding F-box only protein 41-like, which yields MDNKSGESFGSDSQPLVGVSLGSVVQKANELACILQTCKHSLENQPSPSSWGRASAWLPTERSESTISRPTTIEAKPRHTTIISNDALLEQWHQLTSYIVSLEKEVQCYKQLIEECQQAQTVHTNGNSDTHLVLHPENSEEETASKTRARKQSSVPDQQYWDKLIEEDRMSQALLLVCHHLSTQELCAVSRVCKRWHTIIKHPQLWKHVTFAETVLYPQVLLRLSKMCAGTEKLTLHGLMPSMTEQDENLSSYIHRTRGSLEEAIEAILINSSKGIVSTSFTECNLMITDRILWLMSVYCPNLKYLSYSSDEFPPSAEALWSLTNGCKHLQHLHLLPVLGSPNQACFNDNALRVIAVGWSNLVSLTVGGKSFSAEGLAEIAHGCPSLCFLEIIHGEGIDKRVAELLCQDNGFSSLTSFVLNFTPSTHIALNHLLGSCKQLQRLDLHVTLNSYFTHAEANNPENISAYEQIIRNLKKLEKQARGRNVFHLFEH from the exons ATGGACAACAAAAGCGGTGAGAGCTTTGGAAGTGATTCTCAACCTCTGGTCGGCGTATCTCTGGGCTCTGTTGTGCAGAAAGCGAATGAGCTAGCCTGCATCCTGCAGACATGCAAACACAGCCTTGAAAACCAACCATCTCCAAGCAGTTGGGGGCGTGCCTCAGCTTGGCTGCCAACTGAGAG GTCTGAATCAACCATATCTAGACCCACCACGATTGAGGCAAAACCTCGGCACACAACTATCATCTCCAACGATGCTTTGCTGGAGCAGTGGCATCAGCTTACCTCCTACATTGTCTCACTGGAGAAGGAGGTCCAGTGCTATAAGCAGCTAATTGAGGAGTGTCAGCAAGCACAGACTGTTCACACTAACGGGAACTCTGACACACATTTAGTACTGCACCCGGAGAATAGTGAAGAGGAGACCGCCAGTAAAACAAGAGCAAGGAAGCAATCTAGTGTGCCAGACCAGCAGTACTGGGACAAGCTAATAGAAG AGGACAGAATGAGCCAGGCGTTACTGCTGGTGTGTCACCACCTCTCTACGCAAGAGCTATGTGCGGTATCAAGGGTCTGCAAGAGATGGCATACAATCATCAAGCACCCGCAACTATGGAAACATGTGACCTTTGCCGAGACTGTTTTGTATCCACAG GTACTTTTGAGACTCTCAAAGATGTGTGCAGGCACAGAGAAACTAACTCTACATG GTCTGATGCCTTCCATGACTGAACAAGATGAGAATTTATCCTCTTACATCCATCGTACTAGAGGCAGCTTGGAAGAAGCAATAGAGGCCATCTTGATAAACTCTAGTAAAGGAATAGTCTCAACTTCCTTCACTGAGTGCAATCTTATGATTACagacag GATACTGTGGCTGATGAGTGTCTACTGCCCCAACCTGAAGTACCTCAGCTACTCTAGTGACGAATTTCCACCGAGTGCAGAAGCTCTTTGGTCATTAACGAATGGCTGCAAGCACCTCCAACATCTTCACCTCCTTCCAGTCCTTGGCAGTCCCAATCAGGCGTGCTTTAACGACAATGCCCTCCGAGTGATTGCCGTTGGTTGGTCTAACTTGGTTAGTCTCACAGTCGGTGGAAAGTCATTCTCTGCCGAGGGACTAGCTGAAATAG CTCATGGGTGCCCCAGTTTGTGTTTTCTCGAGATCATTCATGGAGAAGGCATCGATAAAAGAGTTGCTGAGCTTCTCTGTCAGGACAACGGCTTCTCTTCCCTCACATCCTTTGTCCTGAACttcaccccctccacacacattgCTCTCAATCACCTGCTGGGGTCTTGTAAGCAGCTACAGAGACTGGACCTTCATGTCACATTGAACAGCTACTTCACTCATGCAGAAGCAAACAATCCAGAGAATATCAGCGCTTACGAGCAAATAATTAGGAATCTCAAG aAATTGGAGAAACAAGCAAGAGGCAGAAATGTATTTCATCTTTTTGAACATTAA
- the LOC135349816 gene encoding NAD-dependent protein deacylase sirtuin-6-like isoform X1 gives MISGSMVREKHHKIYICRSIMASTIREEDETKEFFDSPEELKTKVSQLADWIRQSKHFIAFTGAGISTSAGIPDFRSGIHTKLGTGPGKWELRAKGVGRDAKKHKTTTTVKAIPTPTHMSIVQLVREGILHAVVSQNCDGLHRRSGLITDKLYELHGNSNVEKCCKCKKEYLRDFRVRTAVGARKHKTGRKCDNPACRGDLKDTIINFGENLPEVTLDCSFEHAKRADLCLAMGSSLTVTPAADIPETTGKKKGLVIVNLQRTPLDHLAAMRINGKCDDVMKLLMSKLGLDIPEFRLKRCVVIKANHKHEVCVEGRDQEDHPFSFLKSVTFSGAGPDIRCDQEPYTVLTRAGAALQVNMAFHSHYGEPPLMLKFNVAGNKTVTADLQYNPFTGVWSVSRSDDPKDKTSPVPIQDITDKLTTASI, from the exons ATGATCTCCGGTTCCATGGTGAGAGAAAAACACCACAAGATATACatttgtagatctataatggCATCAACAATTCGTGAAGAAGACGAGACTAAGGAGTTTTTTGACTCTCCAGAAGAGCTGAAGACTAAGGTCTCCCAGCTGGCTGACTGGATCAGGCAGAGCAAACACTTCATTGCATTCACT GGTGCAGGCATCAGTACCTCAGCTGGAA TTCCTGACTTCCGCAGTGGAATTCACACTAAATTAGGAACAG GTCCTGGCAAATGGGAACTCCGTGCCAAGGGTGTGGGGAGGGATGCAAAGAAACATAAGACAACTACAACTGTCAAAGCCATTCCTACTCCTACGCACATGTCGATTGTGCAGCTTGTGAGAGAGGGAATCCTGCATGCTGTTGTCAGTCAGAACTGTGATGGCCTGCACAGGAGAAGTGGACTGATCACCGATA AGTTGTATGAGCTTCATGGTAACAGCAATGTCGAGAAATGCTGTAAGTGCAAGAAGGAGTACCTACGAGACTTCAGAGTAAGAACTGCTGTGGGTGCTAGAAAACATAAAACAG GTCGTAAATGTGACAACCCTGCCTGCCGTGGCGACCTAAAGGACACCATAATCAACTTTGGAGAGAACCTTCCTGAAG TTACATTGGATTGTAGTTTTGAACATGCTAAAAGAGCTGACCTCTGCCTGGCCATGGGCTCCAGCCTCACTGTCACACCAGCGGCAGACATTCCAGAG ACAACAGGCAAGAAAAAAGGACTGGTGATAGTGAACCTACAGAGGACACCACTGGACCACCTAGCTGCCATGAGGATCAATGGGAAGTGTGATGATGTGATGAAACTGCTCATGAGCAAGCTGGGGCTGGATATACCCGAGTTTAGGCTCAAGAG GTGTGTGGTAATAAAAGCAAACCATAAACACGAG gtgtgtgtggaaggGAGGGACCAAGAGGACCACCCGTTCTCGTTTCTCAAGTCTGTCACATTCAGTGGAGCTGGCCCAGACATCAGATGTGATCAAGAGCCCTACACAGTGCTGACCAGAGCTGGTGCTGCCCTCCAGGTCAACATGGCCTTCCATTCTCACTATGGGGAGCCTCCTTTGATGTTGAAGTTTAACGTTGCAGGCA ATAAAACTGTAACTGCAGATCTCCAGTACAACCCATTTACTGGTGTATGGTCAGTTTCAAGGTCGGATGACCCAAAGGATAAAACCTCTCCTGTTCCAATTCAAGACATTACTGACAAACTAACAACTGCTAGTATCTga
- the LOC135349816 gene encoding NAD-dependent protein deacylase sirtuin-6-like isoform X2, which translates to MISGSMVREKHHKIYICRSIMASTIREEDETKEFFDSPEELKTKVSQLADWIRQSKHFIAFTGAGISTSAGIPDFRSGIHTKLGTGPGKWELRAKGVGRDAKKHKTTTTVKAIPTPTHMSIVQLVREGILHAVVSQNCDGLHRRSGLITDKLYELHGNSNVEKCCKCKKEYLRDFRVRTAVGARKHKTGRKCDNPACRGDLKDTIINFGENLPEVTLDCSFEHAKRADLCLAMGSSLTVTPAADIPETTGKKKGLVIVNLQRTPLDHLAAMRINGKCDDVMKLLMSKLGLDIPEFRLKRCVVIKANHKHEVCVEGRDQEDHPFSFLKSVTFSGAGPDIRCDQEPYTVLTRAGAALQVNMAFHSHYGEPPLMLKFNVAGNIHTHFQIKL; encoded by the exons ATGATCTCCGGTTCCATGGTGAGAGAAAAACACCACAAGATATACatttgtagatctataatggCATCAACAATTCGTGAAGAAGACGAGACTAAGGAGTTTTTTGACTCTCCAGAAGAGCTGAAGACTAAGGTCTCCCAGCTGGCTGACTGGATCAGGCAGAGCAAACACTTCATTGCATTCACT GGTGCAGGCATCAGTACCTCAGCTGGAA TTCCTGACTTCCGCAGTGGAATTCACACTAAATTAGGAACAG GTCCTGGCAAATGGGAACTCCGTGCCAAGGGTGTGGGGAGGGATGCAAAGAAACATAAGACAACTACAACTGTCAAAGCCATTCCTACTCCTACGCACATGTCGATTGTGCAGCTTGTGAGAGAGGGAATCCTGCATGCTGTTGTCAGTCAGAACTGTGATGGCCTGCACAGGAGAAGTGGACTGATCACCGATA AGTTGTATGAGCTTCATGGTAACAGCAATGTCGAGAAATGCTGTAAGTGCAAGAAGGAGTACCTACGAGACTTCAGAGTAAGAACTGCTGTGGGTGCTAGAAAACATAAAACAG GTCGTAAATGTGACAACCCTGCCTGCCGTGGCGACCTAAAGGACACCATAATCAACTTTGGAGAGAACCTTCCTGAAG TTACATTGGATTGTAGTTTTGAACATGCTAAAAGAGCTGACCTCTGCCTGGCCATGGGCTCCAGCCTCACTGTCACACCAGCGGCAGACATTCCAGAG ACAACAGGCAAGAAAAAAGGACTGGTGATAGTGAACCTACAGAGGACACCACTGGACCACCTAGCTGCCATGAGGATCAATGGGAAGTGTGATGATGTGATGAAACTGCTCATGAGCAAGCTGGGGCTGGATATACCCGAGTTTAGGCTCAAGAG GTGTGTGGTAATAAAAGCAAACCATAAACACGAG gtgtgtgtggaaggGAGGGACCAAGAGGACCACCCGTTCTCGTTTCTCAAGTCTGTCACATTCAGTGGAGCTGGCCCAGACATCAGATGTGATCAAGAGCCCTACACAGTGCTGACCAGAGCTGGTGCTGCCCTCCAGGTCAACATGGCCTTCCATTCTCACTATGGGGAGCCTCCTTTGATGTTGAAGTTTAACGTTGCAGGCA acatacacacacattttcAGATAAAACTGTAA
- the LOC135349818 gene encoding NAD-dependent protein deacylase sirtuin-6-like gives MASTIRSEEDTKEFFDSPEELETKVSQLADWIRQSKHFIVFTGAGISTSAGIPDFRSGINTKLETGPGAWELRAKGIGRDIRKHKTTSVTKAIPTPTHMSFVQLMEKGILHAVVSQNCDGLHRRSGLPTSRLYELHGNSNVEKCNKCKREYLRDFRTRTAMAVYGHKTGRKCDDPACRGDLEDTIINFGESLPVVTLEDSFDHSEKADICLAMGSSLTVTPAANIPENVGQRNILVIVNLQRTPLDHRAAMRINGKCDDVMKLLMSKLGLDIPEFRLKRRIVMTAGKKGDKYEVCVEGRDQEDHPFSFLKSVTFSGAGPDIRCDQEPYTVLTRAGAALQVNIAFHSHYGEPPLMLKFDITGDGSVTVDLQYNPFTGMWAVSRSDEVKGEVEDVAENLASVKIQ, from the exons ATGGCTTCAACGATTCGCAGTGAGGAGGACACTAAGGAGTTCTTTGACTCTCCAGAAGAGCTGGAGACTAAGGTCTCCCAGCTGGCTGACTGGATCAGGCAGAGCAAACACTTCATTGTGTTCACT GGAGCAGGAATCAGTACTTCAGCTGGAA TTCCAGATTTCCGTAGCGGAATAAATACTAAACTGGAAACAG GACCGGGTGCATGGGAGCTACGAGCTAAAGGCATCGGACGGGACATTAGGAAGCACAAAACAACATCCGTCACCAAGGCAATCCCCACACCAACGCACATGTCGTTTGTGCAGCTCATGGAGAAGGGAATTCTGCATGCTGTAGTCAGTCAAAACTGTGATGGCCTGCACAGGAGAAGTGGATTACCAACCTCCA GGTTGTATGAGCTCCATGGAAACAGTAATGTTGAGAAATGCAACAAATGCAAGAGAGAATATCTGCGGGATTTTAGGACACGAACAGCCATGGCTGTATACGGCCACAAGACAG GTCGCAAGTGTGACGACCCTGCCTGTCGTGGTGACCTTGAAGACACGATTATCAACTTTGGAGAGAGCCTTCCTGTAG TTACTCTAGAGGATAGTTTTGACCACTCAGAGAAAGCCGACATCTGTTTGGCCATGGGCTCGAGCCTCACTGTCACACCAGCTGCTAACATCCCGGAG AATGTGGGCCAGAGGAATATACTGGTGATAGTGAACCTACAGAGGACACCACTGGACCACCGAGCTGCCATGAGGATCAATGGGAAGTGTGATGATGTGATGAAACTGCTCATGAGCAAGCTGGGGCTGGATATACCCGAGTTTAGGCTCAAGAG ACGAATTGTAATGACAGCTGGGAAGAAAGGAGACAAGTATGAG gtgtgtgtggaaggGAGGGACCAAGAGGACCACCCGTTCTCGTTTCTCAAGTCTGTCACATTCAGTGGAGCTGGCCCGGACATCAGATGTGATCAAGAGCCCTACACAGTGCTGACCAGAGCTGGTGCTGCCCTCCAGGTCAACATAGCCTTCCATTCTCACTATGGGGAGCCTCCTTTGATGTTGAAGTTTGATATAACTGGAG ACGGATCAGTGACAGTGGATCTCCAGTACAACCCCTTCACTGGGATGTGGGCAGTTTCAAGGTCTGacgaggtcaaaggtgaagtCGAGGATGTCGCTGAAAACCTAGCCAGTGTCAAAATTCAGTAA